The following are encoded together in the Methylomonas methanica MC09 genome:
- a CDS encoding DUF5681 domain-containing protein, translating to MPTPKFKPGQSGNPAGRPKDKTPATLLRKAIADDMPAIVSKLVELAKQGDIQAAKVLLDRICPPLRPQALPVNIETGATLPETGGNVVNATLSGSIAPDIGSMLIRALAEQGKLVELQEMADRLQRLEKLLESRT from the coding sequence ATGCCCACGCCAAAATTTAAACCCGGTCAATCTGGCAATCCAGCAGGCAGGCCGAAAGACAAAACCCCCGCAACATTGCTCAGGAAAGCGATTGCAGACGATATGCCAGCGATAGTTTCTAAACTGGTCGAATTAGCCAAGCAGGGCGATATACAGGCCGCCAAAGTTTTACTGGATAGGATATGCCCACCACTAAGGCCGCAAGCCTTGCCGGTCAATATCGAAACCGGCGCAACTTTACCGGAAACGGGCGGTAATGTCGTCAATGCCACGCTAAGCGGCAGTATTGCCCCGGATATTGGTTCGATGCTGATTAGGGCATTAGCGGAGCAAGGCAAGTTGGTTGAATTACAAGAAATGGCCGACCGCTTGCAACGCCTTGAAAAACTATTGGAGTCCAGAACATGA
- a CDS encoding tyrosine-type recombinase/integrase, which yields MANIRKRITKTGEVYYTVQIRLKGYDPQTESFGRLTDARKWAQLTEAAIKEGRHFKTTEAKKHTFADAIDRYCSDVLPVKFTTKEQRNRRPILVWWREALGVHVMADLSSPMFAQCRDTLLKKTSKTGKPFSADSVKKYFGVIQNVLKYAVNEWHWLEQSPLRDKRIEMPELPAGRIRFLDDDERKRLTAACKESANPLLYPAFILALSTGMRQGELMNLYWKAPANPPTETAWGVVHLEQNAILLHGTKNGERRRVPLTGLALQLVKELSRVRRIDTQLLFPSPECPLQPIELKKAWLTALKVAEVDNFRWHDIRHTTASYLAMNGASLAEIAEVLGHKTLAMVKRYAHLSDGHVSNVVASMNAKIFVVCDG from the coding sequence ATGGCAAACATACGCAAGCGCATCACTAAAACCGGCGAAGTCTATTACACGGTTCAAATCAGGCTGAAAGGTTATGACCCGCAAACTGAAAGTTTCGGTAGGCTAACCGATGCCCGGAAATGGGCGCAACTTACCGAGGCGGCCATTAAAGAGGGTCGACACTTCAAAACCACCGAAGCGAAAAAACATACCTTTGCAGATGCCATAGACCGCTATTGCTCGGATGTGTTGCCGGTCAAGTTCACAACCAAGGAACAGCGCAACAGGCGGCCTATCCTGGTATGGTGGCGTGAAGCGTTAGGTGTCCATGTGATGGCTGACTTATCAAGTCCAATGTTTGCACAATGCCGGGATACTTTACTCAAGAAAACCAGCAAAACCGGGAAGCCCTTTTCGGCGGATTCAGTTAAAAAATACTTCGGCGTTATCCAGAATGTTTTGAAATATGCGGTCAACGAATGGCATTGGCTAGAGCAATCACCGCTAAGAGACAAGCGTATCGAGATGCCGGAGCTGCCAGCAGGCCGCATTCGTTTTCTTGATGATGATGAACGAAAGCGTTTGACGGCGGCTTGCAAGGAATCGGCAAACCCGTTGCTTTATCCGGCTTTTATTCTGGCGCTGTCGACCGGCATGAGACAGGGCGAATTGATGAACCTTTATTGGAAAGCGCCAGCAAATCCACCAACCGAAACGGCTTGGGGTGTGGTTCATTTAGAGCAAAACGCCATTCTTCTTCACGGTACTAAAAATGGAGAGCGTCGGCGTGTTCCTTTAACCGGGCTTGCGCTGCAATTGGTCAAAGAGTTAAGCAGGGTTAGGCGGATTGATACTCAATTGCTCTTCCCGTCCCCGGAATGCCCACTACAGCCAATCGAACTAAAGAAAGCCTGGCTAACCGCTTTGAAAGTGGCCGAGGTTGATAACTTTCGATGGCATGACATACGCCACACCACCGCCAGCTATCTAGCCATGAACGGCGCTAGTTTGGCTGAGATTGCCGAAGTATTGGGGCACAAAACCTTAGCCATGGTTAAACGCTATGCCCACCTATCAGACGGCCATGTAAGCAACGTGGTTGCCTCGATGAACGCTAAGATATTCGTGGTGTGTGATGGATGA
- a CDS encoding AAA family ATPase gives METNNLASFTGAGLALVSIPPINGKPTKAPRAKGWNMPKAVDNPGGYSTNLDDFNNTNGFNFGLYHGASNTLALDLDDVELAVKVFEELTDLQLLAWLENEQRVEVKSPKANRGKLLFALPAGFAGAGLRQLKHGNKTVFELRCGNCQDVIIGQHPEGGAYQFIGNPAAIPEAPVVLLDMLQHWDAWKRCFDSALGIEPESPKIAPRQPQQGEQLPGRCDPIQEFNKSFSVAEILTRNGYRQKGRHRLIRPGSESKAPGVAIMRNCADGIERIYSHGGDVLNDGFAHDAFDCFVLLECGGDVAKALNWNPGITKHNQQLFKQEYAKTAPESQQNVIDQQGRAESKNKPEWQPFPLIPAHELTLNPVAIDWLIENIIERGSLNLLFGEPGAGKSLFALDWAFCMAAGVDWHGWRTKPVDVVVVAGEGHAGMGRRLKALESKYQMQAPDRLFISQRPANLIDATNAQWIADTIKATCPNPGLVIIDTLHRNMDGDENSSQDIGRFIANLDGFFKPLGAAVLVVHHSGHGQKDRSRGSSSIRAAMDGEFSATKDGGAIVLSCHKAKDFEAFKPMQFSLKPVDLEWCDDNGEPLTSVYLEYDGEAKSTTKKRKLSARDDAILTSLNAAIVSHGVEPTAEIKAKFSGFTSLTGKLQKIVNIEHWRELAYKAIVVDANTEDAKRMAFKRCRDKLLNQALVVEYDNYAWRIFD, from the coding sequence ATGGAAACCAATAACCTTGCGTCATTCACTGGCGCGGGGTTGGCATTAGTGTCAATCCCTCCAATTAACGGCAAGCCCACCAAAGCGCCACGCGCCAAGGGCTGGAATATGCCAAAAGCTGTAGACAATCCCGGCGGATATTCTACAAACCTTGACGACTTCAACAACACCAACGGCTTTAATTTTGGCTTGTATCACGGCGCATCTAACACGCTGGCGCTCGATTTGGATGATGTAGAGCTGGCGGTTAAAGTGTTCGAGGAATTGACCGACCTGCAACTTTTAGCCTGGTTAGAAAATGAACAGCGGGTCGAAGTCAAAAGCCCGAAAGCAAACCGGGGCAAATTGTTGTTTGCCTTGCCGGCTGGCTTTGCTGGCGCAGGATTACGGCAACTTAAGCACGGTAACAAGACGGTTTTTGAATTGCGTTGCGGCAATTGCCAAGATGTGATTATTGGGCAACACCCGGAAGGCGGCGCTTATCAGTTTATTGGTAATCCGGCGGCGATACCGGAAGCGCCGGTGGTTTTACTGGATATGCTGCAACACTGGGACGCCTGGAAGCGATGCTTTGATTCGGCCTTGGGTATCGAGCCAGAATCGCCAAAAATCGCACCAAGGCAGCCACAGCAAGGCGAACAGTTGCCGGGCAGATGCGACCCAATCCAAGAGTTCAACAAGTCTTTTAGCGTGGCCGAGATACTGACTCGGAACGGCTACCGGCAGAAAGGCCGGCATAGACTCATTCGACCGGGCAGCGAATCCAAAGCCCCCGGCGTGGCAATTATGCGGAATTGTGCGGACGGTATCGAGCGCATTTATTCGCATGGCGGCGACGTGTTGAACGATGGATTTGCACACGATGCCTTTGATTGTTTTGTCTTGCTGGAATGCGGAGGCGATGTTGCCAAGGCGCTTAACTGGAATCCCGGAATCACGAAGCATAACCAGCAACTATTTAAGCAGGAATACGCCAAAACCGCGCCAGAATCGCAACAGAACGTAATTGACCAGCAAGGGCGGGCAGAATCAAAGAATAAACCAGAGTGGCAGCCATTCCCGCTTATACCAGCGCATGAGTTAACCTTAAATCCTGTCGCTATTGACTGGTTAATTGAAAACATCATCGAACGCGGAAGCCTTAATTTGTTATTCGGTGAACCGGGCGCGGGCAAATCTTTGTTTGCCTTGGATTGGGCCTTTTGTATGGCGGCAGGTGTCGACTGGCACGGTTGGCGCACTAAGCCGGTTGATGTCGTTGTCGTGGCCGGCGAAGGTCATGCAGGGATGGGGCGACGACTCAAAGCGCTAGAGTCAAAATATCAGATGCAAGCACCAGACCGGTTATTTATCAGCCAACGACCGGCAAACCTGATTGATGCGACAAACGCGCAATGGATAGCCGACACCATTAAAGCAACTTGCCCGAATCCTGGCCTTGTCATAATCGACACACTACACCGCAATATGGACGGCGACGAAAACAGCAGCCAAGACATAGGCCGATTTATTGCCAACCTGGACGGCTTTTTTAAACCCTTGGGCGCGGCTGTTTTGGTTGTTCACCATTCAGGGCACGGGCAGAAAGACCGCAGTCGGGGCAGTAGTTCGATTCGAGCGGCAATGGACGGCGAATTTAGTGCCACCAAGGACGGCGGCGCAATTGTCCTAAGCTGTCATAAGGCCAAAGACTTTGAAGCCTTCAAACCGATGCAATTTAGCTTAAAACCGGTTGATTTGGAATGGTGCGATGATAACGGCGAGCCGCTAACCAGCGTTTATTTGGAGTATGACGGCGAAGCCAAGTCCACCACCAAAAAGCGGAAATTATCGGCGCGGGATGATGCCATTTTAACCAGTCTGAATGCGGCTATCGTATCGCATGGCGTGGAGCCAACAGCCGAGATAAAAGCGAAGTTCAGCGGCTTTACTTCGCTAACCGGAAAGCTGCAAAAGATAGTCAATATCGAGCATTGGCGGGAGTTGGCTTATAAGGCAATTGTGGTTGATGCCAATACCGAAGATGCAAAGCGCATGGCATTCAAGCGATGCAGGGACAAACTACTTAACCAAGCTTTGGTGGTTGAGTATGACAATTACGCTTGGCGGATTTTCGACTAA